The sequence cacacatcaaatatttctattattaATATAGGACTAAGTGGCATCATATTATGTCGGGTCATCTTTCCTAacttttgacatctatcacaactttgacaaaataggtgggagtccttaaacaGTGTTGGCCAATAAAGACCAGATTGCAAAACCTTCGCAGTTgttttcttagaactaaagtgaACCCCACAAGCTCCAGAATGACAAAAAGTCAGGACACTGGAGATTTTCGTTGTCAGGAATACAACGACGGATGATCTGATCAGGGCAATATTTGAATAAGTACGGATCATCCCAGAAAAAGTATTTTACCTCAGACAAGAATTTAGCTCTATCCTGTTTAGACCAATGGTCGGGCATTTGACCAGTTACAAAATAATTGAGAATATCAGCAAACCAGGGTAACACAGAGATGGAAAATAACTGTTCATCAGGGAACGTGTCAAGGATCGGTCTTTCATCATCTCTAGTCTCATCAAGGATACGGGATAAATGGTCAGCTATTACATTTTCGGACCCTTTCTTGTCACGAATATCTAGAGTAAATTCTTAGAATAACAATACCCATCTAATCAGCCGAGGTTTTGAGTCCTTCTTTGAAAGAAGATATTTGAGTGCGCATGATCAGAATAAACTATGACCTTAGACCCTAggagatatgatctaaatttATCCAAAACAAAAACGATGGCTAACATTTCTttctcagtggttgtgtagttaaACTGGGCATCATTTATGGTCCTACTCGCATAATAAATTACACTAGGTACTTTATCATGTCGTTGGCCAAGGAcagcaccaaccgcataatcggacgcatcacacatgagttcaaatgggaggttccaatcgggtggttggaTAATAGGGGAAGAAGTCAACAACGATTTTAGCTTCTCAAAAGCTGCAACACATGCTTCATCAAATACAAAGACAGTATCTTTAGCAAGTAGGTTCGACAGAGGTAAGGAAATCTTgttaaagtctttgatgaaacgacgataaaatccagcatgaccaaggaaagatctaacatatgttacattcttaggtggtcttaattttgaaattagttCAACCTTGGGtttatcaacttctattcccttaGAGGATACCACATATCCTAACACTATTCCagatttaaccataaaatgacacttttcccaattaaggactaagttcttttctttacaacgttcTAGAACTAGTGTAAGGTGGTTCAAGCATTCATCGAAAGAGGATCCAAAAACCGAAAAATCGTTCATAAAGACCTCGAGAAATCGCTCAACCATGTCCGAAAATATACTTAGCATGCAATGTTGGAATgttgcgggtgcattacacaacccaaaagaCATACGCCtgtaagcaaaagtaccaaatggacatgtgaaggttgttttctcttggtcctccggtgctatagggatttggttataaccagaGTAACCATCTAGGAAACAATAATGGCTGTGGCCAGCTAATCTTTCTAATATATGGTCGATGAATGGTAGAGGAAAGTGGTCTTTCCTAGTTGCTGAGTTCAGCTTACGGTAGTCTATACAAACTCTTCACCCGGTAGTAACACGGGTAGAGATCAATTCATTATTCTCATTTGTAACTACAGTAAtcccagacttctttgggatAACCTGGACAGGACTGACCCATTTACTATCAGAGATGgggtatatgatacctgcatcTAATAACTTGAGCACCTCTGTCGGACAACTTCCttcatattaggatttaagtGTCTCTGCATTTCTATTGAGGTTTTGACACCTTCTTCTGGTAGATGTGGTGCATACAATCAACATGACTAATTCCTTTCAAATCTTCTATAGTCCATCCTATTGCGGTCTTGTGCTCTTGGAGAACACTAACTAGTCTACTTTCCTGATCGGGATCTAAGTCAGAGGCAATTATGGCAGGAAGAGTATTCTCATTACCAAGAAATACATATTTCAGTATATCTGGTAGCGACTTTAATTCAAGGGTGGGTGCCTTAACTGatgatggggggggggggggggggggggtttatCTATGGTCGGTGGAAGAGGTTCTGGTTTACGCTGCCATTTTCCATAATTCATTACTGGCGCAGAGTCTAACAATGCATTAACTTCTTTAAAatgactatcctcatcatagtaggCTCCAAAGTGGGCCAAGCACGCCTCTAAAGTATCACTAACACTATTAGTGGTAAAGGTATTCTCAACTAGAGAATCAATCATGCATATAGACTCATAGTGTTCAGGGTCCGGTGGGGCTTGTAATGCCTTAAAAACATTCACCTATATTTTCTGATTCCTAAAGGAAAATTCTACTAGGCCAGTTTGACAATGTATGACTGCATTCACAGTGGCTAGAAACGGACGACCTATGATGATTGGGATATTGATATCTTGACTAGAGACAGGTTGAGTGTCCAAAATCACAAAGTCAACTGGATAGATAAAGTTTTCTACCTGAACCAAAACGTCTTCAATAATTCCACGTGGGATTTTGACTGACCTATCGGCTAACTGTAGTGTTATCCTAGTTGGTTTCATCTCCCCTAGTCCAAGTTGTTCATATACCGAGAACGACAAAAGATTCACACTACCCCCAAGATCTAACAAAGCATTTTCTATCTTTTGGCTACCTATAACACATGTCACTGTAGGACAACCAGGATCTTTAAATTTAACCGGGTACTTTTGTGAGATTATGGAACTAACTTGTTGGGTCAAAAATGCTTTATGGACACTCGCGTCTCTCTTGACAGTGCACATTTCTTTTAGGAACTTGGCCATAACGGGTACATgtttaattgcatctaataaaggcaGGTTGATCTTAACTTGCTTAAGGATTTCAGCATATGTACTAGGCTTTTTCTTAGCGAGTCTCTGAGGAAATGGTGCGGGTGGTATGTACATTCTCTCAGGGATATCTTCCCCACTTGGACTCTTAGCACTCTCAGGCCCATTAAGGTCTTTAGACGAAGTTTGGTCAACCTCATTCTCTTTTTCATCTGGACTTTTGTCCTTAGGTGGTTCTACCGAGTTCTCTagagttttaccactcctaagggtgataACTGCTTTGATATGTTCATTGTGGTTAGAACTACCCAACCCATTAACCTGGTTAACTCCTTTTGGATTTGGAGTCGTTTGGCTAGGAAATGTCCCGTTCTCCCTATCATTTAACAGGTTTGAAAGTTGACTTATTTGAGTCTCTAAGTTGCTAATCGCTTGGGCATTATTTTGCTGGTTACGTTGACTCATTAGGACAAATCCATCGAACATCACTTGGTTACGCTGACCACCAAGTGAATTTGATGGAGAATCTGAATTCAAATCGGAATGGTTACCAGGTGCTCGAGAACATCACAGAATACGCCTGCCGCTTAAATCTGATGATGGAAAACTACCACTATCCATACGAACAAACTACTTGTATGCGACGTTCCCCACAAGACACCAGCCGTGAgcaaatttacaatgcaaatcgGAAATCAGAATCAAAATTTTAATGTTACAACGGCTGCCGAAGTAACTGCATCACTAGAGTTTACAACTTGTATCTGACAAATATATTCAAGGAATCATCTAGTTACAGGCAAAAGGTAAAAATGCAGAACTCGAAAACGAGCATCCATGGCATATGAAGACCTATTTACAGTGTATCAGTTATGTAATCCACACAACAAATCCAATTCAATCCCTAGATTTTGCTAAATAAAGAAGGTAAATCACATAACAGTGATGACTAACAGAAAATGTTGGGCAACACtaactaatataatcttcaaAAACAAAGTTCAGTATCTTAGGGATCTGGGTTTTTAGTTTTACACCAACACATTTAGTACAAGTAACTACAACTATTACAAATTTTTACAAGACTACTACGCACTTACAGTCGACAATTGAATCCCTGGATTTCTTCCCCAAGAACTTGATACAGGCACCTCACACATTAATACTAGATAAACCTACCAATTGATTGGAAATATTGTCAACACAATAGGTTCCACAAATGGAGTGTTGCATCCATGAAGCTTTCTGAGTTCAGATGTTTTTTAGGTACTAGGCAAGAAATCATCGAAACACATATAACAATCATGGGCCAAATCATAAAGGGTCCTggttgtgagcacacaaaccacgagggggtccgaacgctcacaatcaatcattatcatctaaagagattatgatgatggtaccctggtgttgattcattggctcaaaaccttcgggtttatcatggcctcatccaacaactcaatgcgtggcgtttgtgcatgggatataagtattaaggaaaacaaaacatataagcaaacatgcacggagctaaatgaatgtaaagtgctgaaatgtaaataagaccaaggtttacgtggttcagcactaaggcctacatccacggggtttgttgttttactatgttcttcacggttacacgaatagttgaatgacttttggggtttacatgtttctctctaagggattaacttacccttactatttctctctctcctctccttcccttcctgaattttcgatcccctttcctcttggtggagattgggtatttataaggttagaacgtgggacccatctctgaagaccgttggaaccttatcttcttgtgtccttgcgtccatcacgcggaggtctgcgtttgccccttgatcccgcagaggcatcctcgctcgttccacaggttggtcgacacgtacactgctcagagtgtttaatgtgggtagttgaggggtctgctcgtgtcagacaagtgtcttctgcccctgtcagtccgtgtcagctaactttctctccaccgttgatcttagctcctcttttggggatgagataaagtaactcctcggggtttattcggtgtttcgtgacgcatcatgttttgatgttttggcctgcatgctttccacgtaccttttatatacacgtgtctgatagtgagatatatgtgtacacaatttgccccttttcttcgggcttgaatgactaatgggtgccttgaagaaaaactatcgtcgcatattcttctcactcctaataacttctcctagatacttgggcacgtcttttattcgtgcattaactgcttatgtaacgggcacgtttcccattcctcccttaatttccttctctttctttcgggtattttaaggatagaaaaaaatttaatttcattcttcctaaacactctctcagttttcattcttcctttaaattttctgtctgtcttcattgaacctgtgaccttaaattctctgtcagtcttcattgcacctgtgatcttaaattttctgtcagtcttcattgcacctgtgatcttaaattctctccaccttagcattaaccacgcccgcttctcctgtttgtttcttctactgctgtttttgccggtaagtttttcttttctttatttccaccgttttatgctgtgttgatttgtgaattttctgctactgttgttccttgtttgtgatgaagaacttcttctgatgcttgcatactagtttgcccctgttcttcatcttaaattaaggaagccattacttcgagggtgaaattttgagcatgtatactaattttagggttgctacgttatcgtggttgtattgctatggatgtgttttttgattttggtaatgttttttgattgtgtgtaacttgttcttgattttattctttccgcagccatgtctgaccgtccgcggcctacttatcagactcctgattctgggttatcgagatctcctccgcgtcgagagtctcaagatgatgttcgtcggagtcgagtttcttctggagcgaaagcctcgtcctctagggaagagattcctccgataattccgtctggttctcgaagagtctttgatcgctcaatggctcgtcctcgtgatgatactaggagtacgcaggctccgccccgcgctgttgcttttgacattcctcctctacgttcgttagtgcccgagcatcatctacggtcttctccaacttttaaagggaagaatacgaagggtgtagctcctagggttgaatcttcaaagaatccccccgtgaagagaaaagcttcggaagcgttcgttagttcatccggccccgccgaggaggatgaggctgctcccttgatacgcagtgtctctgttagcaggaaaaaagtaaccttcaagcatatcgatcttgaaatattcaaggaaaagcatgagcttcaagccttcggggttcgtttctatgcccctgaggatgatattacgtatgagcttatctccaagtatgagttcgatgaatttcatttgttaacgacggttggggcattcgagCTGGTctcatgctgccgttgtacaaatcaggtgattccttctactacgacgtgctcgctagtcgtgagggttcttccaccaatactcacagccgttccgtatcccaactatcggggaattatctccgcgccctgaaggaatgctatctgcggagtaagggggaaacgtcgatgacttgttacgtccccaatcccatggagaaggaatggtatactcctgagaatttcaataactccttcggtgattacgtcaatagtaggaatcgcaagccgtggagtgtcagccttcggaatctccctgctcctcgaggcgagattcgtctgttaaatgaggtcagcgatgccaagctgaagtatgttcctggcacggaggcgtccagtcgtcggaaactcttccccgcgcgagagaggatcaagcgcgatcatgactacgagtggcacgccaccgttatcgagatagttggtccgtgggcttacggttggattcctggtccccgcggttggcggcctaccgagaatagtaagccgcgcgaatctcctcctgttcgctatggagatttctgcccctggcgtctgaactttgcgggcatgaattttccttatgccctggacgtcgtagagggagacgaggaggatggttccggtgctatactcccaccgaagaatatctcagctgctcaggtacgcagattctagctgcgcttcttttttagaacttccatcagacgggaaaaataattctttttgtggtgttggtttcaggtattgaagaagaaaaagattaggccgaagcagtcttctactacggtgatgggcgaggttgaagcccaagaagaagttactagtccagtgaacgaagagtttgctgaggacgagattacagatggggaggaacgtactggtacccccctatcaatgtcgaagaagaggtcttcgctggtcacgctggtgatgaaggaaggaacaaagctgtggtggctgatgacgttgtcatcggggatgtttccgtccctgctggtgatgtcgcggatacccttcccacttctcaagaattttcttttgatcggatgtattccacgggggagttctttgacgaagccctcgattttcccgaggacttctctttactttcccccaatgatgattgggatgttcttggtggtgatggtaatggggatgctactgtagaagatgttggtgcggaggagcctgctgtgcatgtaggcgcggaggagcatgccaacattcgtgctgagggggtcgtgtcagagaaaggaaaatctgtcgttgatgcgcctgccgatagtcttccccagtcgccgacgtctgagggtgaggacgccatcatggattggtttaaggaaaagaatcttctgtttgtctctcatcccgctcctgttgttgctggggaaaaggaaaaccgcgtatacccgtcgcatgatggagatgtcttctaaggcgcaggtgtctgaagcctggggaaaaaggttgactgttcccgaagctaccctcgtgccggagcctcctacttccgttgccgatatgatggctatcgccgacgggtatcaatatggctttccgcagcagcgtgtgctggaggtaaattttcgtacacttctacgtgacgatcagacgcttcggtgaaataatgttttgtcatcttgatgtgtagatgatgaggagcgagcattgtaaccacgtgctgtatcagttcttcaaagcgaaatctctgaagctcgaggctaagcttcgtcaccgagaaaaggaattatctgcggctgaggtggaaatagaagagctgaagaaaagccttaaggagaaagaaaagctgggtgaagcagaggctgatcttcgttcagaacttgttgcagtgcgcgctgagttagagcaaactcgtagccaagtttccactttcacaggtttggttcttttccctcgccgtatgtcgtcattcttttatctcttagttgttctgtctgagtctccccaccctatctccagtgggtggcgtccccgagctgatatggcttcgaaacgaaagagttcggcaaaaatctcgtattagagatttggttgagaaaattaagagtgaagctaagaaatgggatgctcgggctgaggtatggcgcgcgcggcatgttcagatggtcgacatgcaaaatctgtacaaccatgatcgtgctttatttaatggcacactgctgtggacccgtgataatctgcgggaagcccgtgagcgcacttccttgttggaatctaggattcagctgttggaagaagaattacagacggctcgatccattcctctttcaggggtccaggataatatgctctgtcttgccagagaaagagatgatgctcgtgctgaagtctacgctctcagcaatgctctttccgcgtctcgtgccgacgtagctcgtcatgctgagtctgagaggaatctcgaagtgtgcatgtacagactcagcaaaggggtctcagagataaataaagaggtcgaccaccttcgtcatatggactcgatgaagcaggtagaattagatgcctgtcaatttactctcaccaaccttcaactagactataagaaattatccgcggaatatgatcatcttgatgaagcgcgagatgcggttgttaatgagtatgaagaggcttcggcttgtgtcgaaggtataatcccatttcatcgagtgtgaccttgttttttttctacgctaactccgtggtgttgtctttttcagagctcgagggacgccttcgcgtcacaaatgaaaaacttgaaaaggctcaatcttccttagcgcagcaggaagaacagaccaatcacttcaagaatttagcagcaacccgcgaggaggccgttggtgctgcttctagagaagtgaatcggctatcttcgttattatcccaagcccaacagcggacaacagttattaaacacaaggctcgttgtcaattggctgaggagacgaacaagatgctggagaggatagaacttggcctaaggaatgaacatggtctcgtgaagaactatcctcgtcgtcccgttccttctgccttgcccagctcctcgggcccctcttctggtgggagcgtcccatcaagtcttcggaataatcctgccgatggggccgccacttaggtagagatcgcagcgttttgtaggatccgcggcatcattatactttttgtaatcatgtaacaaggatattttttgctgatgatcctgtaaaaggaatattttttgattgtgtatccttgactttggcctttcacttcttgtaatcaccctttatgaaatgaatcctcttcttgatatacctacaatgttgttttgtttttattttaagtatttgtgaaaaatcaaaacaaaagtttttaagtgtttttgagtgcgatactgaaggaaggtaccttcgtgatcgtcttgagacctgtcacccccggcgaatcctgggccagaggattcccagacggtgggggccggggcaacgttctaggatatgggattaaaatatttacgcacccattccgtcgacccgttgccttaagattggttgggtatctctttctgctgggtgccttccccctggtcctacacttatggacactgatgggggagccctgagagattgtagattaactactttccccaatattgtaggtagattccactgacttgataatttgaaagcttgtttgattgataagttgaggtctgcaattcctcttccagagatagaaacatgtggagcggtcaggctcccttcttcttctggtacactccaagcagattcaaatctgcgttgcttctatgggaagtatggtttgagccatttagcattccaaggatgccggaggacctcgccttttagattacgaaggtagtaggaaccgttacccgcaatgtcgtggatcataaaaggtcctcccaTGTAGGTGCTacttttccccatttcttttcttgtgataccgtgggattgttctcaacacatactgtccctctacaattCCGTGCTTTACCATTTTTGTTgtctcccttgctagtcttcgttgataattttccatctttttcaatgctacttcccttcttccttccaagtcgtccaacctttctaacatcatatctgttgtgaggtttttctcccaagcttcggtcttcgtggttggcatgaggatttcgtaggtatgactgcttcagctccataagttagaagaaacggggattcccggtagcggatcttcgtgttgtcctgtatgcccataagacattgtgcagttgttcgcaccatcttcccttatgctcgtctaattgtttttttgagtataagggcgagggtcttgttggtagcttccgcttgtccgttgctttgagggttatggggtggacttgttctttcttattttgaaagtgtcgaagagcatgtctatatttttccctgtaattgcttgccgttatcagatacaatttcagcaggtataccaaatctgcaaatgatgttctggaatatgaaagtgaacacatccgcgtctctgatcctgtccaaggccttagcctccacccatttactgaagtagtccgtggctactatcaaaaatcgtctcttccctgatccttcgatgaaaggcccgacgatgtctacgccccattttgcaaatagccacgggctatcgacagagtttaacattgtcggccagtaatatccttgcgtttttgctttgtcagctagtgatctcatgccgctatgattccccgcgtcaccataatggatatcatttagaatttgatgcccctctttccgggacaagcagcgtagtaatggtccaaggaaggatttcctatacaggacaccctcccgaagatcatatcttcccactttggagagtatcttcctagcttgtttccgatccgcaggtaagcttcctttttcgagaaaggcatgtattgtcaccctccagtcatcttcgttgctgaagtcttcgtcttgatttgcttgacaggatgtcctcttcatcaaagtcattatggatgtcttctcctacctggtcttcgatattttcttccatcacatcttgattggtagcgaaggagaattgagatgcaatcgaaggc comes from Papaver somniferum cultivar HN1 chromosome 7, ASM357369v1, whole genome shotgun sequence and encodes:
- the LOC113294405 gene encoding uncharacterized protein LOC113294405, which produces MSQRNQQNNAQAISNLETQISQLSNLLNDRENGTFPSQTTPNPKGVNQVNGLGSSNHNEHIKAVITLRSGKTLENSVEPPKDKSPDEKENEVDQTSSKDLNGPESAKSPSGEDIPERMYIPPAPFPQRLAKKKPSTYAEILKQVKINLPLLDAIKHVPVMAKFLKEMCTVKRDASVHKAFLTQQVSSIISQKYPVKFKDPGCPTVTCVIGSQKIENALLDLGGSVNLLSFSVYEQLGLGEMKPTRITLQLADRSVKIPRGIIEDVLVQALQAPPDPEHYESICMIDSLVENTFTTNSVSDTLEACLAHFGAYYDEDSHFKEVNALLDSAPVMNYGKWQHYKLSELEEIRNDAYQSAKIYKEQTKIFHDKSILRKTFEPVEVENPKNGETFKVNGQRLKPFLELPSHAIEEPELRDPVYQD